From the genome of Acetobacteroides hydrogenigenes, one region includes:
- a CDS encoding copper resistance protein NlpE — MKRVLIIPGICLAAALYSCKDKPHQESTQQQDTSITTQISDSHSAESSLDIEGTYTGTLPCADCPGIKVEIILDSDKSFTYNSTYIDRNANAPIEDIGEWSVKGNILTLTYDDNSTPTKFFVGEGYIQQLDGDGKKITGKLANMFILKKKAN, encoded by the coding sequence ATGAAAAGAGTTCTAATCATTCCCGGAATATGTTTAGCAGCGGCGCTATACTCGTGCAAGGACAAACCACACCAAGAATCCACCCAACAACAAGACACTTCAATAACCACACAGATTTCCGATAGCCATTCTGCCGAAAGCTCACTAGATATCGAAGGAACCTATACCGGAACGCTTCCCTGTGCCGATTGCCCGGGCATTAAGGTGGAGATTATCCTCGACAGCGATAAAAGCTTTACCTATAACAGCACCTACATCGACCGCAACGCCAATGCGCCAATTGAGGATATCGGAGAATGGAGCGTAAAAGGGAACATCCTTACGCTTACCTACGACGACAACAGTACGCCTACCAAGTTCTTCGTTGGCGAAGGTTACATCCAACAGCTCGACGGCGATGGCAAGAAGATCACCGGTAAGTTGGCCAACATGTTTATTCTGAAAAAGAAGGCGAACTAA